One genomic segment of Methanothermobacter wolfeii includes these proteins:
- the comA gene encoding phosphosulfolactate synthase, whose amino-acid sequence MNAFNFLTPPRGGKPRKAGITMVLDKGMGLQAARDLMEISSDYVDFIKFGWGTLPLHRRDIVMEKVEMYRSFNVEAYPGGTLFEIAYINGMVPEYLEEAGEIGFKTLEISNGTVNISNDEKCRFIEMAVDTGFNVISEVGKKDPALDSQLDPEERVELVSEDLNAGASMVLMEARESGQNIGIYDSNGNVKEDEVNYLIEKLPSDRIIWEAPQKNQQVYFILKIGPDVNLGNIPPEEITALETIRRGLRGDTLGKVNL is encoded by the coding sequence ATGAACGCCTTTAATTTTCTAACACCCCCACGGGGTGGAAAACCCCGGAAAGCCGGGATAACCATGGTCCTTGATAAGGGAATGGGCCTCCAGGCAGCCCGGGACCTCATGGAAATATCATCAGATTACGTTGACTTCATTAAATTCGGGTGGGGAACCCTTCCCCTCCACAGACGCGATATTGTAATGGAAAAGGTGGAGATGTATCGTTCATTCAATGTTGAAGCCTACCCCGGCGGTACTCTCTTTGAAATCGCATACATCAATGGTATGGTTCCCGAGTACCTTGAAGAGGCCGGTGAAATTGGCTTTAAAACACTTGAAATATCCAACGGGACCGTTAACATTTCAAACGATGAAAAATGCCGTTTCATTGAGATGGCCGTGGACACTGGCTTCAATGTCATATCAGAAGTTGGTAAAAAGGACCCTGCACTTGACAGCCAGCTTGACCCTGAAGAACGTGTGGAACTCGTCTCTGAAGACCTCAATGCAGGGGCATCAATGGTGCTGATGGAAGCCAGGGAGAGCGGGCAGAACATAGGTATATATGACAGTAATGGAAACGTTAAAGAGGATGAAGTTAATTATCTAATTGAAAAACTCCCCTCAGATAGGATAATATGGGAAGCTCCCCAGAAAAATCAGCAGGTTTATTTCATTTTAAAAATTGGTCCAGATGTGAACCTTGGAAACATACCCCCCGAAGAGATAACAGCCCTTGAAACCATACGAAGAGGCCTTAGGGGAGACACTCTCGGAAAGGTGAATCTTTAA
- a CDS encoding pyruvate kinase alpha/beta domain-containing protein, producing MMGKICYFESPGKENTEKVIELVKERAAELGIRNFVVASVSGETALKLSESVEGNIVSITHHAGFREKGKLELEPEMEEKLTSRGVKVYAGSHALSGVGRGISNKFGGVTPVEVMAETLRMVSQGFKVCAEISIMAADAGLIPVDEEVIAIGGTAWGADTAVVLTPAHMNSVFDLRIHEIIAMPRP from the coding sequence ATGATGGGTAAGATATGCTACTTTGAAAGTCCGGGAAAGGAAAACACCGAGAAGGTTATTGAACTTGTGAAGGAAAGGGCAGCTGAGCTGGGGATCAGGAACTTTGTGGTTGCATCTGTCTCAGGTGAAACAGCCCTTAAATTATCTGAGAGTGTTGAGGGAAATATTGTATCTATAACGCACCATGCAGGCTTCAGGGAGAAGGGAAAACTTGAACTCGAACCTGAGATGGAGGAAAAGCTCACCAGCAGGGGAGTCAAGGTCTATGCAGGTTCACATGCCCTCAGCGGAGTGGGGAGGGGTATTTCAAATAAATTTGGCGGTGTAACCCCTGTCGAAGTAATGGCAGAGACCCTCAGGATGGTTTCACAGGGATTCAAGGTATGCGCTGAAATATCCATCATGGCTGCAGATGCAGGCCTAATACCTGTGGATGAGGAGGTCATAGCCATCGGGGGCACTGCATGGGGTGCTGATACAGCAGTTGTTCTAACACCGGCCCATATGAACAGCGTATTTGATCTAAGGATACATGAGATCATTGCAATGCCCCGTCCATGA
- the ftsZ gene encoding cell division protein FtsZ — protein sequence MKFINDAIKESEKREKPPSSSMNSDIDSELREIIENSRARIYVVGTGGAGNNTVTRLSEIGVEGAETIAINTDAQDLFYTVSDRKLLIGRNVCGGLGAGGIPEVGEECAEESEDDIRRELEGADMVFVTCGLGGGTGTGSAPVISKLAKKAGALTIAVATMPFSAEGLKRRENAEKGLEKLQSAADTVIVIPNDKLLEVAPNLPLNKAFMVADEILGRAVKGITELITKPGLVSLDFADVRSIMKGSGMAMIGMGEAESGDRALESVYEALNSPLLDLDISNAKGALINISGSSDLTLQEAERIVEVVAEELDPDANIIWGAQIQDELQNVIRTTIVVAGVRSPYIYGSHASAEKEFIEEKQRGKDSVDESVLEEFIDGVF from the coding sequence TTGAAATTCATTAACGATGCCATAAAGGAATCTGAAAAAAGGGAAAAACCACCTTCCAGCTCAATGAATTCAGACATCGACAGTGAACTTAGGGAAATAATTGAAAACAGCAGGGCAAGGATATATGTTGTTGGGACAGGTGGCGCGGGTAACAATACCGTGACAAGGCTCAGTGAGATTGGTGTTGAGGGTGCTGAAACAATAGCCATCAATACAGATGCACAGGACCTCTTCTACACGGTATCTGACAGGAAACTGCTCATCGGCAGGAATGTCTGCGGAGGTCTTGGGGCCGGAGGCATCCCTGAAGTTGGAGAGGAGTGCGCAGAGGAAAGCGAGGATGATATTCGCAGGGAACTTGAAGGGGCAGACATGGTTTTCGTTACCTGTGGCCTTGGAGGAGGTACAGGAACAGGTTCTGCACCCGTAATATCGAAGCTTGCCAAAAAGGCAGGTGCACTTACCATAGCCGTTGCAACAATGCCCTTCAGCGCTGAAGGTCTTAAAAGAAGGGAGAACGCTGAGAAGGGCCTTGAGAAGCTCCAGAGCGCTGCGGACACCGTCATCGTCATACCCAATGACAAGCTCCTGGAGGTGGCACCCAACCTGCCCCTTAACAAGGCATTCATGGTTGCTGATGAAATCCTTGGAAGGGCGGTTAAGGGCATAACAGAACTGATAACAAAACCGGGACTTGTAAGCCTGGACTTTGCTGATGTGAGGAGCATAATGAAGGGTTCAGGCATGGCAATGATAGGCATGGGTGAAGCGGAATCCGGGGACAGGGCCCTTGAATCTGTCTATGAGGCCCTTAACAGTCCACTGCTTGACCTTGACATATCCAATGCTAAGGGGGCCCTTATAAACATCTCTGGAAGCTCCGACCTCACACTCCAGGAGGCAGAAAGGATAGTTGAGGTTGTTGCAGAGGAACTGGACCCTGATGCAAACATAATATGGGGTGCCCAGATCCAGGATGAACTGCAGAATGTCATAAGGACAACCATAGTGGTGGCGGGTGTGAGATCACCCTACATATATGGTTCCCATGCTTCTGCAGAGAAGGAATTCATTGAGGAAAAACAGCGCGGTAAGGATTCAGTTGATGAATCTGTACTGGAAGAATTTATAGACGGAGTATTCTGA
- a CDS encoding protein translocase SEC61 complex subunit gamma, translated as MKYKESILNFIKQSKRVLKVSKKPTREEYINVSKVTGIGIIIIGVVGFIISIIAQLLGR; from the coding sequence ATGAAATACAAGGAGTCTATTCTGAATTTTATAAAACAGTCAAAAAGAGTATTGAAGGTTTCCAAAAAACCCACAAGGGAAGAATATATCAACGTGTCAAAGGTAACGGGTATAGGTATAATAATAATAGGAGTTGTTGGTTTCATAATCAGTATCATTGCCCAGCTTCTCGGGCGCTGA
- a CDS encoding transcription elongation factor Spt5: MEDSKNSIYALKTSVGQEKNVARMLARKVRDSGIEINAILVPESLRGYILVESSSKIDMRNPAIRVPHLRGVVEGKTEGEAEIEFEEVKRFLKPEPIISSIKKGSIVELISGPFKGERAKVIRIDESREEVVLELIEAAVPIPVTVKGDQIRIIQKEAD, encoded by the coding sequence ATGGAAGATAGTAAAAATTCCATATACGCCCTTAAGACCTCTGTGGGTCAGGAAAAAAACGTGGCCAGAATGCTGGCCAGGAAGGTCAGGGACAGCGGTATTGAGATAAACGCTATTCTCGTCCCGGAATCACTCAGAGGATATATTCTGGTGGAGTCCTCATCAAAAATTGACATGAGAAACCCTGCGATAAGGGTTCCCCACCTCAGGGGTGTTGTGGAAGGTAAAACAGAGGGCGAAGCCGAGATAGAATTTGAAGAGGTTAAGAGATTCCTTAAACCAGAACCAATAATATCCTCCATTAAGAAGGGCAGTATCGTTGAACTGATATCAGGTCCATTTAAGGGTGAGAGGGCCAAGGTTATACGTATAGATGAGTCAAGGGAGGAGGTTGTCCTTGAACTCATAGAGGCCGCGGTCCCGATACCTGTAACTGTTAAAGGTGATCAGATCAGAATAATACAAAAGGAGGCTGATTAA
- a CDS encoding 50S ribosomal protein L11, protein MAKETVEILIDGGKATPGPPLGPAIGPLGINMMQVVEEINRKTADFEGMKVPVKIIVDSDTKEFEVEVGTPPTTALIMDELKLEKGSQDPGMDKIADISMEQILKIARMKFDALLSNEYKQAVKEIMGTCVSMGITVEGKDPREVQKEVDQGAYDDLLTS, encoded by the coding sequence ATGGCTAAAGAAACCGTTGAAATTCTTATTGATGGTGGAAAAGCCACTCCAGGACCACCTCTAGGTCCTGCGATTGGTCCGCTTGGAATTAACATGATGCAGGTTGTTGAAGAGATAAACAGGAAAACCGCAGACTTTGAAGGGATGAAGGTTCCTGTCAAGATCATCGTGGACAGCGACACAAAGGAGTTCGAAGTTGAAGTGGGAACACCACCAACAACTGCACTGATCATGGATGAACTCAAATTAGAGAAGGGGTCACAGGACCCTGGAATGGACAAGATAGCGGACATCTCAATGGAGCAGATACTTAAGATTGCAAGGATGAAATTCGATGCACTGCTATCCAATGAATACAAACAGGCAGTTAAGGAGATTATGGGTACCTGCGTGAGCATGGGCATAACCGTTGAGGGTAAGGACCCCAGGGAAGTCCAGAAGGAGGTTGACCAGGGAGCCTACGATGATCTCCTAACATCATAA
- a CDS encoding 50S ribosomal protein L1 has translation MKQEIMEAVKKAKELSRPRNFTQSMDVIMNIKDLDVNKPENRFDEEVSLPNGRGKDVKIAVIADGELALQAKNAGADLVITKEELEELGKDRKKAKKLANEYEFFVAQADMMPLVGRFLGPVLGPRKKMPKPVPATINPEPILKKLRDTVKVRIKDQPVVHTVVGTEDMDDEKLAENIEAVLQTIDRKLEKGRNQLKSMYVKTTMGPVVRVI, from the coding sequence ATGAAACAAGAGATAATGGAAGCGGTGAAGAAGGCCAAGGAACTGTCAAGGCCGAGAAACTTCACACAGTCCATGGATGTTATCATGAACATCAAGGACTTGGATGTCAATAAACCAGAGAACCGGTTTGACGAGGAAGTTTCTCTACCCAACGGGCGCGGCAAGGATGTTAAGATCGCCGTGATCGCTGACGGTGAACTGGCCCTTCAGGCCAAGAATGCAGGAGCCGACCTTGTAATAACCAAGGAAGAGCTCGAAGAACTTGGTAAGGACAGGAAAAAGGCAAAGAAACTTGCCAACGAGTATGAATTCTTCGTGGCTCAGGCAGATATGATGCCTCTGGTGGGGCGATTCCTGGGGCCTGTTCTCGGTCCTCGAAAGAAGATGCCTAAACCAGTGCCAGCAACAATAAATCCGGAGCCCATCCTGAAAAAACTCAGAGACACCGTTAAGGTGAGGATAAAGGATCAGCCTGTGGTTCACACGGTGGTGGGTACTGAGGACATGGACGATGAAAAACTTGCCGAGAACATAGAGGCGGTCCTCCAGACAATCGACCGCAAACTTGAAAAGGGCAGGAACCAGTTAAAGTCCATGTACGTTAAGACAACCATGGGCCCGGTAGTGAGGGTGATTTAG
- a CDS encoding 50S ribosomal protein L10 gives MAHVAEWKKKEVQELQDLIKSHEVVGIANLADIPARQLQKMRQTLRDSALIRMSKKTLISLALENAGKEMENIESLSEHMEGQSALIFTDMNPFKLFKILEDSKTPAPAKPGAIAPADIVVPKGDTGFAPGPILGELQQIGIPAKIDKGKIVVSNDHTVVKEGEEIPPKVAGILTRLDIQPLEVGIDLRAAYENQTVYTADILTIDEEKTLSDIQRAFSQAFNLSVNAVIYTRETMPAIIQNAASKSFNLAYNASILTSKTADLLLAKAYAQMLALAAAAAEVNGDAVDDELRDKLSARASTPAPAEEEPEEEEEEEEEEEEEEDAAAGLGALFG, from the coding sequence ATGGCTCACGTGGCTGAATGGAAGAAGAAAGAGGTTCAGGAGCTCCAGGACCTTATTAAAAGTCATGAAGTGGTTGGTATAGCTAACCTTGCAGATATACCTGCAAGGCAGCTTCAGAAGATGCGCCAGACACTCCGTGACAGTGCACTTATAAGAATGTCCAAGAAGACCCTGATCAGCCTTGCCCTGGAGAACGCTGGCAAAGAGATGGAGAATATAGAGTCACTATCAGAGCATATGGAAGGCCAGTCAGCACTCATATTCACGGATATGAATCCATTCAAACTCTTCAAGATCCTTGAGGATAGTAAAACTCCTGCCCCTGCAAAACCGGGCGCGATAGCCCCTGCAGATATAGTTGTCCCCAAGGGGGACACCGGATTCGCACCGGGTCCAATACTCGGGGAACTGCAGCAGATAGGTATCCCTGCCAAGATTGATAAGGGTAAAATAGTGGTCTCAAATGACCATACCGTTGTGAAGGAAGGGGAGGAGATACCACCAAAGGTGGCTGGAATCCTTACAAGACTGGATATACAGCCACTTGAGGTTGGTATAGACCTCAGGGCAGCATATGAAAACCAGACTGTTTACACAGCAGACATACTGACAATTGATGAAGAGAAGACCCTTTCTGATATCCAGAGGGCTTTCTCACAGGCATTCAATCTCTCAGTTAATGCGGTTATATACACCAGGGAGACCATGCCTGCAATCATTCAGAATGCAGCTTCAAAATCCTTCAACCTCGCATACAATGCATCAATCCTCACATCAAAGACTGCAGACCTTCTCCTGGCGAAGGCATATGCCCAGATGCTTGCACTTGCAGCAGCAGCTGCAGAGGTCAATGGGGATGCAGTTGATGATGAACTGAGGGATAAGTTATCTGCAAGGGCTTCAACGCCAGCCCCTGCAGAAGAAGAACCTGAAGAGGAAGAGGAAGAAGAGGAAGAAGAAGAGGAGGAAGAGGATGCCGCAGCAGGTCTGGGGGCCCTCTTCGGATAG
- the rpl12p gene encoding 50S ribosomal protein P1, which produces MEYIYAAMLLHTTGKEINEENVKSVLEAAGAEVDDARVKALIAALEDVDIEEAMETTAVAAAPAAAAAPAAAEEAEEVEEEEEEEEEEAEEEAAAGLGALFG; this is translated from the coding sequence ATGGAATACATATACGCAGCAATGTTATTGCACACAACCGGTAAAGAGATCAATGAAGAAAACGTTAAAAGCGTCCTTGAAGCAGCAGGTGCTGAAGTGGACGATGCAAGGGTCAAGGCTCTTATAGCAGCCCTTGAAGATGTTGACATTGAAGAAGCAATGGAAACAACAGCTGTAGCCGCAGCACCAGCAGCAGCCGCAGCACCAGCAGCAGCTGAAGAAGCTGAAGAAGTTGAAGAGGAAGAAGAAGAGGAAGAAGAGGAAGCTGAAGAAGAAGCAGCAGCCGGTCTTGGCGCTCTCTTCGGCTAA
- the alaS gene encoding alanine--tRNA ligase, protein MITMSRQLQELGYERYKCESCGNTFWSMKERRTCGDAPCDEYEFIGNPATSRSYDLYKIQEEFIDFFAERGHEPIRRYPVLAKRWRDDVFLVGASIYNFQPWVTSGLVKPPANPLVVAQPSIRLNDVDNVGRTGRHMTCFTMGGHHAFNSQNERIYWEDETIAYCHEFLTHIGIDPQEITFIESWWEGGGNSGPCYEVCVRGVELATLVFIQYRNLPDGGREEIPLKIVDTGYGLERFAWISQGTPTAYDASFGPVIQRLVELTGVGVDEKILAENAQVAGMMDIETYADLRELRKRVADKLGMDVDELEQAIGPMESIYAIADHTRCLAFMLADGVIPSNVKEGYLARLLIRRTIRLMKELEMQESLRDLMNIQIDFLEGKYPEIRSHHEHILNIIDLEERRYARTVKRGRRIVEKTVNYLKRDKKTEMPLEILIKLYDSHGIPPETIKEIAEEKGFRVNIPDNFYTLVAEMNETEKDLPAVETDLDYPPTELLFYEEPEAIEFEAEIIGIHEGGIILDRTLFYPEGGGQPSDTGFIEAGDEKFSIKHAEKIGNVVVHWTEQEADLEPGTRVRGRINAGRRAALTRNHTATHLIVSSARKVLGDHIWQAGAQKGLKRSRIDLSHYRRITKDELDEIERLANEYVMRNIPVSVEWMERDLAEKRYGFILYQGGVVPGSRIRVVKIDDIDVQACAGTHVKRTGDIGLIRINRTERIQDGVERIEFSAGEAAVELIQRERDILRAGADVFKVTPSQLPGTCERFFTEWKSLRNQLSRLKEELAALKILEIKETLEEINGFRVIIATVDADMDEMQKMALELVDEADAAVLANRDGKLVGAASDDAVKRGMKINEVISGAARVLGGGGGGRPGLAQGAGPEKDRVEGALEEARKIIEEFKEG, encoded by the coding sequence ATGATTACCATGTCTCGCCAGCTCCAGGAACTAGGATATGAAAGGTATAAATGTGAATCCTGCGGGAACACATTCTGGTCAATGAAAGAGCGCAGAACATGTGGAGACGCGCCCTGCGATGAATATGAATTCATAGGTAACCCTGCGACCAGCAGGAGCTATGACCTCTACAAGATACAGGAGGAATTCATAGATTTCTTTGCTGAAAGGGGCCATGAACCCATAAGGAGGTACCCTGTACTTGCAAAGCGCTGGCGGGATGATGTTTTTCTTGTTGGAGCATCCATATACAATTTTCAGCCATGGGTAACCTCAGGGCTTGTTAAGCCCCCTGCAAACCCCCTTGTTGTTGCACAGCCCTCCATACGCCTTAACGATGTTGACAATGTGGGCAGAACCGGAAGGCACATGACCTGTTTTACAATGGGGGGTCACCACGCGTTCAACTCCCAGAATGAAAGAATATACTGGGAGGATGAGACGATAGCCTACTGTCATGAATTCTTAACCCACATCGGTATTGACCCTCAGGAAATAACCTTTATCGAGTCATGGTGGGAGGGAGGAGGAAACTCAGGTCCATGCTATGAGGTATGTGTCCGTGGAGTTGAACTCGCAACCCTCGTATTCATACAGTACAGGAACCTCCCTGATGGGGGCAGGGAGGAGATCCCCCTGAAGATAGTGGATACTGGTTATGGCCTTGAAAGGTTCGCATGGATATCCCAGGGAACACCAACAGCCTACGACGCATCCTTTGGTCCTGTGATACAGAGACTTGTTGAACTCACAGGTGTGGGTGTTGATGAGAAGATACTTGCAGAGAATGCACAGGTAGCCGGCATGATGGATATAGAGACCTATGCAGATCTCAGAGAACTCAGAAAAAGGGTGGCCGATAAACTTGGAATGGATGTGGACGAACTTGAACAGGCAATAGGGCCAATGGAATCCATATACGCCATAGCTGACCATACAAGGTGCCTGGCATTCATGCTTGCAGATGGCGTGATACCATCAAACGTGAAGGAGGGCTACCTTGCAAGGCTACTCATCAGAAGGACCATCAGACTCATGAAGGAGCTGGAGATGCAGGAGTCCCTCAGGGACCTTATGAACATCCAGATAGACTTCCTTGAAGGGAAGTACCCGGAGATAAGGAGCCACCATGAACACATACTGAACATAATAGACCTTGAGGAGCGCCGCTACGCAAGGACCGTTAAAAGGGGTAGAAGGATAGTTGAAAAGACTGTTAATTACCTTAAAAGGGATAAAAAGACCGAGATGCCCCTTGAAATCCTCATAAAACTCTATGACTCCCACGGGATACCTCCCGAGACCATAAAGGAAATAGCCGAGGAGAAGGGATTCAGGGTTAACATTCCAGACAACTTCTACACACTGGTTGCGGAGATGAATGAAACAGAGAAGGACCTCCCTGCTGTGGAAACAGACCTTGATTACCCCCCAACGGAACTCCTTTTCTATGAGGAACCCGAAGCCATTGAATTCGAGGCGGAGATTATAGGAATCCATGAGGGAGGCATAATACTTGACAGGACCCTCTTCTACCCTGAAGGGGGCGGACAGCCATCAGACACGGGATTCATAGAGGCGGGGGATGAGAAATTCAGCATAAAACACGCCGAGAAGATAGGCAACGTTGTGGTGCACTGGACAGAGCAGGAGGCTGACCTTGAACCAGGAACACGTGTAAGGGGCCGTATCAACGCTGGAAGGAGAGCAGCCCTCACACGGAACCATACAGCAACCCACCTCATAGTATCATCGGCAAGAAAGGTCCTTGGGGATCATATATGGCAGGCAGGGGCTCAGAAGGGCCTTAAAAGATCAAGGATAGATCTTTCACACTACAGGAGGATCACGAAGGATGAACTTGATGAAATAGAGAGGCTTGCCAATGAATACGTCATGAGGAACATCCCTGTTTCAGTGGAATGGATGGAAAGGGACCTTGCAGAGAAGAGGTATGGCTTCATACTCTACCAGGGAGGGGTTGTGCCTGGCTCAAGGATAAGGGTTGTTAAGATTGATGATATCGATGTCCAGGCATGTGCAGGGACCCATGTGAAGCGCACCGGTGACATAGGCCTCATAAGGATCAACAGGACGGAACGTATACAGGACGGTGTTGAAAGGATAGAGTTCTCTGCAGGCGAGGCAGCGGTTGAACTGATTCAGAGGGAAAGGGACATCCTCAGGGCAGGTGCGGATGTATTCAAGGTAACACCATCACAGCTTCCAGGTACCTGTGAAAGATTCTTCACAGAATGGAAGTCCCTCAGGAACCAGCTGTCAAGGCTCAAGGAGGAACTTGCAGCACTGAAGATCCTTGAAATAAAGGAGACTTTAGAGGAAATAAACGGGTTCAGGGTAATAATAGCCACCGTCGACGCCGACATGGACGAAATGCAGAAAATGGCCCTTGAACTTGTAGATGAAGCTGATGCAGCGGTCCTGGCAAACAGGGACGGTAAACTGGTTGGAGCAGCATCAGACGACGCCGTAAAGAGGGGGATGAAGATAAATGAGGTTATATCAGGGGCTGCAAGGGTCCTTGGCGGCGGAGGCGGAGGAAGACCTGGACTTGCACAGGGAGCCGGACCAGAGAAGGACAGGGTTGAAGGGGCCCTTGAAGAGGCCAGGAAAATTATAGAAGAGTTCAAAGAGGGATAA
- a CDS encoding methanogenesis marker 16 metalloprotein, giving the protein MDKTISSINERILDGEAVVLTAAELKEMVLEGDVPSHEDVDVVTTGTCGVMSGTAAVMHFRVSEPGSFRKAASVHLNGVPAYPGPCPNENLGSVDLFLYGTGHSIHDPDYGGGFLLGDILRGAAVKVTLRSSDGDLIESEISVDELETARIIGTRMAFRNYTALVNPSGKPVKSIFNAVEMPGGWGGLSFSGCGDINPLENDPSMETIKPGTAVLLNGAAGLVLGEGTRSSPMKPNLMLSGDLKEMSPKYIGGFRTAAGPEVFNTVAVPIPVTGERVLENLLVMNSDIKLPVADIRDRSRILGEITYGDVWVGDERPSYSPERCGDCLRCTVAMSCPTHAISPEGVDAEKCFGCGMCASSCPHGAYEMETGDVVIAERRVPVICRQSDRVRANELSVRLKEMIEAGEFLLRGF; this is encoded by the coding sequence TTGGACAAAACCATCTCCAGCATAAATGAAAGGATACTTGATGGAGAGGCAGTGGTATTAACGGCAGCTGAGCTTAAGGAGATGGTTCTTGAAGGGGATGTCCCATCCCATGAGGATGTTGATGTGGTCACGACCGGGACCTGCGGAGTAATGTCAGGGACTGCCGCTGTAATGCACTTCCGTGTCTCGGAACCTGGTTCATTCAGAAAGGCCGCTTCAGTACACCTTAACGGAGTCCCTGCCTATCCTGGACCATGTCCCAATGAGAACCTGGGTTCGGTTGACCTTTTCCTCTATGGCACCGGCCACAGCATCCATGACCCTGACTATGGTGGTGGATTCCTCCTGGGGGACATACTCAGGGGGGCTGCGGTCAAGGTCACCCTGAGATCCAGTGATGGAGATCTCATTGAGTCAGAGATAAGTGTAGATGAACTTGAAACAGCAAGAATCATAGGCACAAGGATGGCCTTCAGGAACTACACCGCCCTTGTAAACCCATCCGGAAAGCCGGTGAAGTCAATATTCAATGCGGTGGAAATGCCAGGAGGCTGGGGAGGTCTCTCCTTTTCAGGGTGCGGGGACATAAACCCCCTTGAAAACGACCCCTCCATGGAGACGATAAAGCCAGGCACGGCAGTCCTTCTTAACGGCGCTGCGGGGCTCGTGCTCGGTGAGGGTACAAGGAGCAGCCCCATGAAACCAAACCTCATGCTCAGCGGGGACCTTAAGGAGATGAGCCCCAAGTACATCGGCGGCTTCAGGACAGCGGCAGGCCCGGAGGTGTTCAACACGGTGGCGGTTCCGATACCAGTGACGGGTGAAAGAGTCCTTGAAAACCTCCTTGTAATGAATTCGGATATAAAATTACCTGTTGCAGATATAAGGGATCGTTCAAGGATCCTTGGAGAGATAACCTACGGGGATGTATGGGTGGGTGATGAGAGGCCATCATACAGTCCTGAAAGGTGTGGGGACTGTTTAAGGTGCACCGTTGCCATGAGCTGCCCCACACACGCAATAAGCCCGGAAGGCGTTGATGCTGAGAAATGCTTTGGCTGCGGCATGTGCGCATCATCCTGTCCCCACGGCGCCTATGAGATGGAAACAGGGGATGTTGTGATAGCAGAAAGGAGGGTCCCTGTTATATGCCGACAGTCAGACAGGGTGAGGGCAAATGAACTTTCAGTTAGACTGAAGGAAATGATTGAGGCCGGCGAATTCCTTTTAAGGGGTTTCTGA